A genome region from Blautia coccoides includes the following:
- the spoIIID gene encoding sporulation transcriptional regulator SpoIIID → MKSYIEERAISIANYIIENNATVRQTAREFKVSKSTVHKDVTERLLQLNPSLAKCARRVLDVNKQERHIRGGMATREKYLHKVQK, encoded by the coding sequence TTGAAAAGTTATATAGAAGAACGTGCTATATCCATAGCCAACTACATCATTGAAAACAACGCAACTGTCCGTCAGACAGCCAGAGAGTTCAAGGTCAGTAAAAGCACGGTACACAAAGACGTTACAGAGCGTCTGCTGCAGCTTAATCCTTCACTGGCCAAGTGCGCCCGCAGGGTCCTTGACGTGAACAAGCAGGAACGTCATATCCGCGGTGGTATGGCTACCCGGGAAAAATATCTGCACAAGGTGCAAAAATAA
- a CDS encoding Gfo/Idh/MocA family protein, producing the protein MFRWGIMGGGFISSQFARGLEEVADMQVEVLASKSGRNDYGIQAKKYCRSYEELVSDENVDAVYVGTIHPQHLACVKACLKAKKPVLCEKPVTMNARELEELLCLARENHTFFMEAMWTRFIPVMRELRKEIQEGVYGKVHNMHFTFGGPAKPETRRLFEAELGGGALLDVGVYGVSVAQYLLGETPEVMHAWSEKNEETVDLNTCIQMTYPCGCLADMVFSINRKVDNRAVIITDKAELEIPYFWRPNTVYLFEPNEDFRTDMLKEKRVVEVAGNGYHYEALEVQKMLKEGQTESPVMPWEESLQIMRELDEIRRICGIRYPQDIE; encoded by the coding sequence ATGTTTCGATGGGGAATTATGGGCGGAGGTTTTATATCATCGCAGTTTGCCAGGGGATTGGAAGAAGTGGCGGATATGCAGGTGGAAGTGCTGGCATCTAAGTCAGGGAGAAATGACTATGGGATACAGGCAAAGAAATACTGCCGTTCTTATGAAGAATTGGTGAGTGATGAGAATGTTGATGCTGTGTATGTGGGGACTATCCATCCCCAGCATCTGGCCTGTGTGAAGGCCTGCCTGAAGGCAAAAAAGCCTGTGCTGTGTGAAAAACCGGTGACAATGAACGCTCGGGAACTGGAGGAACTTCTCTGTTTGGCCAGAGAAAATCACACTTTTTTCATGGAGGCTATGTGGACGAGGTTTATCCCTGTGATGAGGGAGCTGAGAAAGGAAATCCAGGAGGGCGTATATGGAAAAGTACACAATATGCATTTTACATTCGGCGGGCCTGCAAAGCCGGAGACAAGACGTTTGTTCGAGGCAGAACTTGGAGGCGGAGCACTTCTTGACGTGGGTGTCTACGGTGTGAGTGTCGCACAGTATCTTCTGGGAGAGACGCCGGAGGTGATGCATGCGTGGTCTGAAAAGAATGAGGAGACAGTAGATCTAAACACATGCATCCAGATGACGTATCCCTGCGGATGTCTGGCAGATATGGTCTTCTCCATCAACAGAAAAGTGGACAACAGGGCAGTGATCATCACAGATAAGGCGGAACTGGAGATTCCGTATTTCTGGCGTCCCAATACGGTATATCTGTTTGAGCCCAATGAAGATTTCCGCACGGATATGCTGAAAGAAAAAAGAGTGGTTGAAGTGGCAGGCAACGGTTACCACTATGAGGCGCTGGAGGTACAGAAAATGCTGAAGGAAGGGCAGACAGAGAGTCCTGTCATGCCCTGGGAGGAAAGCCTTCAGATCATGAGAGAACTGGATGAGATCAGAAGAATCTGCGGAATCCGATATCCTCAGGATATTGAGTAA
- a CDS encoding ComEC/Rec2 family competence protein, with protein sequence MKKWKNLIAGLIVLALLMTGCSSAGQTAGNGPEAGSETAAGNEQGIGQQSAEDGQTADGEQAVKNGEKTDGRLNVHYLDVGQGNAVLLESQGHYMLIDGGNRKASSFVVSYLKRQNVEELDYILISHFDEDHLAGTIGALYQFPAGKVITADYETDSSIYKSYQQAMDKQGYEETHPSQGDVFSLGSASVRVISPVSYGHQDENEDSVGVIVENGENRFFFGGDMGKTGEKEAMESGVDIAADVFLLNHHGSYLSSGFLERVSPSYAVISCGDGNSYGHPRQDTMGLLEEAGIPVFRTDKQGTVILHSDGKTITWEQEPCNDYTPGTRTASGDKEEPYVEENNSDAENCDYVLNTHTKKIHLPSCSSLKGMKEENKAYYKGSKDELTDNGYEACGNCKP encoded by the coding sequence ATGAAGAAATGGAAAAATCTTATAGCGGGGCTGATAGTCCTGGCGCTTCTTATGACGGGATGCAGTTCTGCGGGACAGACTGCGGGAAATGGACCGGAAGCGGGAAGCGAGACTGCGGCTGGAAACGAGCAGGGAATAGGTCAGCAGTCGGCCGAAGATGGACAGACAGCAGATGGTGAGCAGGCAGTCAAAAATGGTGAAAAAACAGATGGTCGGCTGAATGTTCATTATCTGGATGTGGGTCAGGGAAATGCTGTTCTTTTGGAGTCCCAGGGACATTATATGCTCATAGACGGCGGAAATAGAAAAGCTTCTTCCTTTGTAGTCAGTTATCTGAAACGGCAGAATGTTGAGGAATTGGACTATATATTGATCTCTCACTTTGATGAGGACCATTTGGCAGGGACCATTGGTGCACTTTATCAGTTCCCTGCGGGAAAAGTCATCACAGCGGATTATGAGACGGATTCTTCCATTTATAAATCCTATCAGCAGGCTATGGACAAACAAGGGTATGAGGAGACTCATCCATCCCAGGGCGATGTCTTTTCTCTTGGAAGTGCTTCTGTGCGAGTTATTTCTCCTGTTTCTTATGGACACCAGGATGAAAATGAGGATTCGGTGGGAGTGATCGTGGAAAATGGGGAAAATCGCTTCTTTTTTGGAGGTGATATGGGGAAAACAGGTGAAAAAGAGGCCATGGAATCCGGTGTGGATATTGCGGCAGATGTATTTCTTCTGAACCACCATGGCTCTTATCTGAGCAGCGGCTTTTTGGAGCGTGTGTCACCTTCCTATGCAGTGATAAGCTGCGGAGACGGCAATAGCTACGGACATCCAAGGCAGGATACCATGGGGCTGTTGGAGGAGGCTGGGATTCCAGTGTTCCGCACAGACAAACAGGGAACAGTCATTCTGCACAGTGATGGAAAAACAATAACCTGGGAACAGGAGCCGTGCAATGATTATACACCGGGTACAAGGACGGCATCCGGTGATAAAGAGGAACCATATGTAGAAGAGAATAACAGCGACGCGGAGAACTGCGACTATGTGCTGAACACACATACTAAGAAGATCCATCTGCCCTCCTGTTCTTCCCTGAAGGGAATGAAGGAGGAAAATAAAGCTTATTATAAAGGTAGTAAGGATGAATTGACGGACAATGGATACGAGGCCTGCGGGAACTGTAAACCATGA
- a CDS encoding O-acetyl-ADP-ribose deacetylase, translating into MGRFKIEMGDITTYHVDAIANAANCSLLGGGGVDGAIHRAAGPGLLEECRGLGGCETGQAKITKGYQLPAKYVIHTPGPIWNGGAFGEPELLKNCYENCIRLAHKYGCRTLAFPSISTGIYGYPLEQASEIAVNAIREGLEKYPDIEEILMICFSESVQKAYQKAYQKMYEKVQ; encoded by the coding sequence ATGGGAAGATTTAAGATTGAGATGGGTGACATCACAACATATCATGTGGATGCCATTGCAAATGCCGCAAATTGTTCTCTTTTGGGAGGAGGCGGTGTCGACGGGGCGATTCACAGGGCAGCAGGCCCCGGGCTTCTGGAAGAGTGCAGGGGACTGGGAGGGTGTGAGACGGGTCAGGCAAAAATAACAAAAGGGTATCAATTGCCAGCAAAATATGTGATCCATACACCGGGACCAATCTGGAACGGGGGTGCCTTCGGGGAGCCGGAACTGCTGAAAAATTGTTATGAAAATTGTATCCGTCTGGCACATAAATATGGATGCAGAACCCTGGCATTTCCTTCTATCAGCACAGGTATTTACGGATATCCTTTGGAACAGGCATCTGAGATAGCTGTAAATGCCATCCGGGAGGGATTGGAGAAATATCCCGATATTGAAGAGATTCTTATGATCTGCTTTAGTGAGAGCGTGCAGAAGGCGTATCAAAAAGCGTATCAAAAAATGTATGAAAAAGTGCAGTAA
- a CDS encoding V-type ATP synthase subunit D, producing the protein MASTQVNPTRMELTKQKKKLVTAVKGHKLLKDKRDELMRQFLDLARENMALRLKVEEGIKEANKNFVIAKAGMSEQTLNTALMAPKQEVYLDTGKRNVMSVDIPVFQSQTRTADANDIYSYGFAFTSGDLDGAVKSLADILPDMLKLAEIEKSCQLMASEIEKTRRRVNALEHVIIPETQQNIKYITMKLDESERSTQIRLMKVKDMMLEEAHHYKEKDRERAYGAG; encoded by the coding sequence TTGGCATCTACCCAGGTAAATCCTACCAGAATGGAGCTTACCAAGCAGAAAAAGAAGCTGGTCACTGCCGTCAAGGGGCATAAACTCCTGAAGGATAAACGTGATGAGCTTATGCGTCAGTTCCTGGATCTGGCAAGAGAGAACATGGCTCTGCGCCTGAAAGTGGAAGAGGGTATTAAAGAGGCTAACAAGAACTTCGTGATCGCAAAGGCCGGCATGTCCGAACAGACGTTGAACACAGCGCTGATGGCGCCGAAACAGGAGGTGTATCTGGATACTGGCAAGAGGAATGTCATGAGTGTTGATATTCCCGTTTTCCAGTCCCAGACCAGAACCGCGGATGCAAATGACATCTATTCCTACGGTTTTGCCTTCACGTCAGGCGACCTGGACGGCGCGGTGAAATCTCTGGCAGATATCCTGCCGGATATGCTCAAGCTTGCTGAGATTGAAAAATCTTGCCAGCTTATGGCTTCCGAGATTGAGAAGACCCGACGCAGAGTAAACGCTCTGGAACATGTAATTATTCCGGAGACGCAACAGAATATTAAGTATATTACCATGAAGTTGGACGAGAGTGAGAGAAGTACACAGATTCGTCTGATGAAGGTAAAAGATATGATGCTTGAAGAAGCACATCATTATAAGGAAAAGGACAGAGAACGCGCATACGGTGCGGGCTGA
- a CDS encoding V-type ATP synthase subunit B has product MPKEYRTIQEVAGPLMLVRGVENVHFDELGEIELASGETRRCRVLEINGSDALVQLFESSTGINLSDSKVRFLGRSMELGVSEDMLGRVFDGMGRPIDDGPEILPDERRDINGLPMNPAARMYPEEFIQTGVSAIDGLNTLVRGQKLPIFSASGLPHAQLAAQIARQAKVRGTGENFAVVFAALGITFEESNFFIESFKETGAIDRTVLFINLANDPAVERIATPKMALTAAEYLAFEKDMHVLVILTDITNYADALREVSAARKEVPGRRGYPGYMYTDLATMYERAGRKKGSDGSITMIPILTMPEDDKTHPIPDLTGYITEGQIILSRELYRKGVTPPIDVLPSLSRLKDKGIGEGKTRADHANTMNQLFAAYARGKEAKELMTILGEAALSDIDLIYAKFADAFEAEYVSQGYTTNRDIEETLRIGWKLLSILPRSELKRIDDKFLDEYYGKQ; this is encoded by the coding sequence ATGCCGAAAGAGTATAGAACCATACAGGAAGTTGCCGGCCCTCTGATGTTGGTGCGCGGTGTTGAAAATGTACATTTTGATGAATTAGGTGAGATCGAGCTGGCAAGCGGTGAGACACGCCGCTGCCGTGTACTTGAAATTAACGGCAGTGATGCCCTGGTACAGCTTTTTGAAAGCTCAACAGGTATCAACCTGTCTGACAGTAAAGTACGTTTCCTCGGACGAAGCATGGAACTGGGTGTGTCTGAAGACATGCTGGGCCGTGTATTCGACGGTATGGGACGCCCTATCGATGACGGTCCGGAAATCCTTCCGGATGAGAGACGTGATATCAATGGTCTGCCAATGAACCCGGCTGCCAGGATGTACCCGGAAGAGTTTATCCAGACCGGTGTATCTGCGATCGACGGTCTGAACACACTGGTACGTGGTCAGAAGCTGCCTATTTTCTCTGCATCAGGTCTTCCTCATGCACAGTTGGCCGCTCAGATCGCAAGACAGGCCAAGGTTCGTGGTACCGGTGAGAACTTCGCCGTTGTATTTGCTGCATTGGGTATTACCTTTGAGGAGTCTAACTTCTTTATTGAGAGTTTTAAGGAGACCGGCGCTATTGACAGAACAGTTCTGTTCATCAACCTGGCAAATGACCCGGCTGTAGAGCGTATCGCAACACCTAAGATGGCTCTTACCGCAGCAGAATATCTCGCATTTGAAAAAGATATGCATGTACTTGTAATCCTGACCGACATCACCAACTACGCAGATGCCCTGCGTGAGGTTTCCGCAGCCCGTAAAGAGGTTCCGGGACGTCGTGGATATCCGGGATATATGTACACAGACCTTGCAACCATGTATGAAAGAGCAGGACGTAAGAAGGGAAGCGATGGTTCCATTACCATGATCCCAATCCTTACCATGCCTGAGGATGATAAAACCCATCCGATCCCTGACCTTACCGGATATATCACTGAGGGTCAGATCATCTTAAGCCGTGAGCTTTACAGAAAGGGCGTTACACCGCCGATCGATGTTCTGCCATCTCTGTCACGACTGAAAGATAAAGGTATCGGTGAAGGCAAGACACGTGCTGACCACGCAAACACCATGAACCAGTTATTCGCTGCTTATGCCCGTGGTAAAGAGGCAAAAGAGCTGATGACAATCCTTGGTGAGGCGGCACTTTCTGATATTGACCTTATCTATGCAAAATTCGCGGATGCCTTTGAGGCGGAATATGTCTCACAGGGTTATACCACCAACCGCGATATTGAGGAGACACTGCGTATCGGCTGGAAGCTGCTCTCCATACTGCCGAGGAGCGAGCTGAAACGTATTGATGATAAATTCCTTGATGAATATTACGGTAAACAATAA
- a CDS encoding lactonase family protein, whose translation MSEKKQEFLIGTYTESVLFGDGSRFIGNGEGIYLAEIDMVSGKMRLKQTIEGIKNPSYVCTDKAGKRIYAVSELEDYEGLESGAVSVYETGEDGSAMLLDRKPSMGTDPCHLYLDEAEEILYISNYGSGSVCAYRIGKDGCFLEPAMVIQHHGHSIDETRQEGPHVHSVHPCRFAEGVLVCDLGLDKISRCAVREKDGRWTFTEEESWMTEPGYGPRMLVYHPVLPMFYVVQEMGNRVLVYDCQNGVPRAVQDISTLTEEDGEISNTAAEIRIDHAGNKLYVSNRGADNISVYDLDREGRLVFADSISSGGKTPRCFAAAEDRECKSTYLVIANQDSNELISVKYTGTGTAEIKDRMHLGSPVCVWALSVLEGRER comes from the coding sequence ATGTCAGAAAAGAAACAGGAATTTTTGATCGGTACCTATACGGAATCGGTTTTATTTGGTGACGGAAGCCGATTTATAGGGAATGGAGAGGGAATATATCTGGCTGAAATAGATATGGTATCTGGTAAAATGAGGCTGAAACAGACCATAGAGGGGATTAAAAACCCTTCTTACGTCTGTACAGATAAAGCCGGAAAGAGAATTTACGCTGTCAGTGAGCTGGAAGATTACGAAGGCCTTGAAAGCGGGGCTGTGAGCGTCTATGAGACAGGAGAAGACGGTTCGGCAATGCTGCTTGACAGGAAGCCTTCTATGGGAACGGATCCCTGCCATCTGTATCTGGATGAAGCGGAGGAGATATTGTATATCAGCAATTATGGAAGCGGTTCTGTCTGCGCATATAGAATTGGTAAGGACGGCTGCTTTCTGGAGCCGGCTATGGTAATACAGCATCACGGACATTCTATTGATGAAACGCGGCAGGAAGGCCCACATGTACACTCTGTCCATCCCTGCCGGTTTGCGGAAGGCGTGCTTGTATGTGATCTGGGACTGGATAAGATCAGCCGCTGTGCAGTCAGAGAGAAGGATGGAAGATGGACCTTCACAGAAGAAGAATCCTGGATGACAGAGCCGGGTTACGGACCGAGAATGTTGGTTTATCACCCTGTCCTGCCCATGTTTTATGTAGTGCAGGAGATGGGGAACAGGGTATTGGTATATGACTGTCAAAACGGCGTACCGCGGGCAGTTCAGGATATTTCCACACTTACAGAGGAAGATGGGGAAATTTCTAATACAGCGGCGGAAATCCGCATAGATCATGCAGGGAATAAACTTTATGTATCCAATAGGGGAGCTGACAATATCAGCGTATATGATCTGGACAGAGAGGGAAGATTGGTGTTTGCGGACAGTATTTCTTCCGGAGGGAAGACACCTCGCTGTTTTGCCGCGGCAGAAGACAGAGAGTGCAAAAGTACATATCTGGTGATCGCAAACCAGGATTCAAATGAACTTATATCAGTGAAATACACGGGTACCGGGACAGCAGAAATAAAAGACAGAATGCACCTGGGAAGCCCTGTCTGTGTGTGGGCTTTATCTGTTTTAGAAGGAAGAGAAAGATGA
- a CDS encoding putative ABC transporter permease, producing the protein MNYTLYQLLWFFLLYSFIGWAIGTSVAAVREHRFIDVGFLFGPYCPAYGFGAVAFAVFLPELKNHLFFLFLGGVILSSAITFSTGFVLEKIFHRKWWDYSRKRFQFGGYVNLPYTVVWGLSAVACISLVNPALKELLTLIPSNLGTILLIILYTILCLDLAGTVTAIKAVHSRLRKLSIIEDVSENLQKAADVMGEGLTGWMQKHIAKAYPSLEAKELLAARQEKERLLEAAKERAGVFAVGCSFYKLVCLFFLGAFLGDITETIFCLATTGKLMSRSSVVYGPFSIVWGLGCILLTAILYQYRNRSDSYIFIFGTILGGAYEYICSVFTELVFGTVFWDYSGIPFNLGGRINLLYCFFWGIAAVVWLKYLYPLLSSLIEKIPQKAGIPITWLMILFMIFNIIMSGLALNRYTERHSHISAPENAVTRFLDKHFTDERMEHIYPNAILVDD; encoded by the coding sequence TTGAACTACACACTATATCAACTTCTATGGTTTTTCTTACTCTATTCCTTCATCGGCTGGGCTATTGGAACGTCAGTTGCAGCAGTCAGGGAACATCGGTTTATTGACGTTGGTTTTCTGTTCGGACCTTATTGTCCGGCTTATGGCTTCGGCGCAGTAGCTTTTGCGGTATTTTTGCCTGAACTTAAGAACCACCTGTTTTTTCTTTTTCTAGGCGGCGTTATCCTTTCATCTGCTATCACATTTTCCACTGGTTTCGTTCTGGAAAAGATATTCCATCGAAAATGGTGGGACTATTCACGGAAAAGATTTCAGTTTGGTGGTTATGTCAACCTTCCATACACTGTCGTATGGGGTCTTTCCGCCGTAGCATGTATCTCATTGGTGAATCCCGCACTGAAGGAACTGCTCACTCTTATCCCTTCCAACCTGGGAACTATACTGCTGATCATCCTGTACACGATCCTCTGTCTGGATCTGGCAGGCACTGTGACTGCTATCAAAGCCGTTCATTCCCGGCTGAGAAAACTCTCCATCATTGAAGATGTATCTGAAAACCTGCAGAAAGCAGCAGATGTCATGGGCGAGGGACTTACCGGCTGGATGCAGAAACACATAGCTAAAGCCTATCCAAGCCTGGAAGCCAAGGAACTGCTGGCTGCCCGTCAGGAAAAAGAACGTCTGCTTGAAGCCGCCAAAGAACGGGCAGGAGTATTTGCCGTTGGCTGCTCTTTCTATAAATTGGTCTGTCTGTTTTTCCTGGGTGCGTTTCTTGGAGACATTACGGAGACCATTTTCTGTCTGGCAACTACCGGGAAATTAATGAGCCGAAGCAGTGTAGTCTACGGTCCATTCAGTATTGTATGGGGGTTAGGCTGCATACTGCTGACTGCCATTTTATATCAATATCGAAACCGCAGTGACAGTTATATTTTTATCTTCGGCACCATATTAGGCGGGGCCTATGAATACATATGCAGTGTCTTCACCGAACTTGTCTTCGGTACTGTATTCTGGGACTACAGCGGCATCCCTTTTAACCTGGGAGGCCGTATCAACCTGCTGTACTGTTTTTTCTGGGGTATCGCCGCAGTCGTATGGCTGAAATACCTTTATCCCCTCCTGTCCTCACTGATAGAAAAAATCCCGCAAAAAGCCGGCATTCCTATTACCTGGCTGATGATCTTATTTATGATATTCAATATAATTATGTCAGGCCTTGCCCTTAACCGGTACACAGAACGCCATTCCCACATATCTGCTCCTGAAAATGCTGTCACTCGTTTCCTGGATAAACATTTTACCGATGAACGTATGGAGCATATTTACCCAAATGCTATATTGGTTGATGACTAA
- a CDS encoding plasmid pRiA4b ORF-3 family protein, with protein sequence MKAYQMKIAIKNSHPPIWRRFIVPAGLSFSQLSIVLNGVMGWCGYHLFKFEFYHLRLNIKEKYEDFIGLGEEEQLEASETIIDPFMEQEDWFSYIYDFGDYWEHRVTIEKVIEDYGPSYPVVLKYKGETPFEDCGGIYRYYDLQEILKDPSHPEHENMKAWTEGHFTRDYDLNEVNESLKRMALEKKKSKPMLQNEIYEEIMEKGGGFKTIQGAKESEVDRKNGTLMSERLSEMEDMLKDYTAKYMELKEALDSNIMGAKLRDILEEYRKDDLIEICKLHGLSGFRKLLKKDLIDFVYQNLLSKEVMCRCLMYVNDMEMELMDKENTGVDECEEVLGLIECGYAGATYLGEVYVPEDVKAAYNKNCDEEWKKERRRVQGILCHINACVELYGICPLERVISVYKENTGNIISETELREFCYQIPGFLKIFEIVGSELVQETLLEEDRMQQLKKSQGIKPYYNPTKEEIQTLGNYFYVPFD encoded by the coding sequence ATGAAAGCATATCAGATGAAAATAGCGATCAAGAATTCACACCCGCCAATCTGGAGACGGTTTATTGTTCCGGCAGGGTTGAGTTTTTCTCAGTTAAGTATTGTGCTCAACGGTGTTATGGGATGGTGTGGATATCATTTGTTCAAATTTGAATTTTATCATCTCCGGTTAAATATAAAAGAGAAATATGAGGATTTTATAGGTTTGGGAGAGGAAGAACAACTGGAGGCATCTGAAACAATTATAGATCCTTTTATGGAGCAGGAGGATTGGTTTTCCTATATATATGATTTTGGGGATTATTGGGAACATAGAGTGACTATTGAAAAGGTCATAGAGGATTACGGACCTTCCTATCCGGTTGTTTTGAAGTATAAAGGAGAGACACCATTTGAGGACTGTGGAGGTATCTATAGATATTATGATCTACAGGAGATTTTAAAGGATCCTTCCCATCCAGAACATGAAAATATGAAGGCATGGACAGAAGGACATTTTACGCGGGATTATGATTTGAATGAAGTAAACGAATCTTTGAAACGTATGGCTCTAGAAAAGAAAAAAAGCAAGCCTATGCTGCAGAATGAGATTTATGAGGAGATCATGGAGAAAGGCGGCGGCTTTAAGACAATTCAGGGAGCCAAGGAAAGTGAAGTTGACAGAAAAAATGGAACTTTGATGAGTGAAAGACTTTCTGAAATGGAAGATATGTTGAAGGATTATACAGCTAAATACATGGAGCTGAAAGAAGCATTGGACTCAAACATAATGGGCGCAAAGCTGAGGGATATTCTGGAAGAATACCGGAAAGATGACCTGATTGAAATTTGTAAATTACATGGGCTTTCCGGATTCAGGAAGTTATTGAAGAAAGATTTAATTGATTTTGTATATCAGAACCTTTTGTCTAAGGAAGTCATGTGCAGATGCCTTATGTACGTGAACGATATGGAAATGGAGCTGATGGATAAAGAGAACACAGGGGTGGATGAGTGTGAAGAAGTGCTGGGACTTATAGAATGCGGATATGCGGGAGCCACCTACCTTGGAGAGGTATACGTTCCGGAAGATGTAAAGGCAGCCTATAATAAAAACTGCGATGAGGAATGGAAAAAAGAGCGGAGAAGAGTGCAGGGGATTTTATGTCATATCAATGCCTGTGTGGAGCTGTATGGAATCTGTCCTTTGGAACGAGTGATTTCCGTGTATAAAGAGAATACCGGAAATATCATTTCAGAGACAGAACTGCGGGAATTCTGTTATCAAATTCCTGGATTTTTGAAGATATTTGAGATAGTTGGCAGCGAACTGGTCCAGGAGACATTGCTGGAAGAAGACAGAATGCAGCAGCTAAAGAAGAGTCAGGGAATCAAGCCTTATTATAATCCTACAAAAGAAGAGATACAGACTTTAGGAAATTATTTTTACGTTCCTTTTGACTGA
- a CDS encoding MATE family efflux transporter — protein MKKSYEIDMCNGPLWGKLLLFSVPLILSGILQLLFNAADIVVVGRFSGNHALAAVGSTSSLIQLFVNVFIGCSIGTNVLVGRFCGAKDAKNVSETVHTSILFSIVCGCILIFLGVAFAGPMLEWMATPPEVLGQAVLYMRIFFVGMPAMMLYNFGAAVLRATGDTQRPLYYLLLAGIINVVLNLFFVIVCGLGVAGVALATIISQAVSALLILRCLMRTEGMCRLELRKLKIHKDKLKHIVRIGLPAGMQSAIFSISNVLIQSSVNSFGAIAMAGNTAASNLEGFVYTSMNAVYQATLSFTSQNVGAGNQKRISQILWRCLVLVTVIGGTFGCLMVFFSPHLLGIYSSDAEVIAYGIQRLKIICLPYFLCGIMEVLVGSLRGMGYSVLPMLVSLTGACGLRIIWIFTIFMWQHSLFVLYLSYPITWAITAAAHLVCWCKLRQMMKKRQLAG, from the coding sequence ATGAAAAAGTCATATGAGATAGATATGTGTAACGGGCCGCTTTGGGGAAAGCTGCTGTTGTTTTCGGTGCCCCTGATCTTATCCGGTATTCTGCAGCTTTTATTTAATGCCGCGGATATTGTGGTGGTGGGAAGGTTTTCGGGAAATCATGCGCTAGCTGCAGTGGGGTCTACAAGCTCTCTCATCCAGCTTTTTGTCAATGTATTTATCGGATGTTCTATTGGAACAAATGTCCTGGTTGGCAGGTTCTGCGGGGCAAAGGATGCCAAAAATGTCAGTGAAACCGTGCACACGTCTATTCTGTTCAGTATCGTCTGCGGCTGTATCCTCATATTTCTGGGAGTGGCATTTGCCGGACCTATGCTGGAATGGATGGCAACGCCTCCGGAGGTTCTGGGACAGGCAGTGCTCTATATGAGGATTTTCTTTGTAGGCATGCCGGCTATGATGCTTTATAATTTCGGCGCGGCAGTGCTGAGAGCCACGGGGGATACCCAAAGGCCTCTTTATTATTTACTGCTTGCAGGAATTATCAATGTAGTGTTGAATTTGTTCTTCGTTATTGTATGCGGTCTGGGTGTGGCAGGTGTGGCACTGGCTACCATTATCTCACAGGCGGTGTCAGCACTGCTGATCCTGCGCTGTCTGATGCGTACAGAAGGAATGTGCAGACTGGAGCTGAGAAAGCTGAAAATTCACAAAGACAAGCTGAAGCATATTGTGCGTATCGGTCTTCCGGCGGGGATGCAGAGCGCCATATTTTCCATATCAAATGTGCTGATCCAGTCATCGGTAAATTCTTTTGGAGCCATTGCAATGGCCGGAAATACGGCGGCATCCAATCTGGAGGGGTTTGTATATACCTCTATGAATGCTGTCTATCAGGCGACATTAAGTTTTACCAGTCAAAATGTGGGTGCCGGGAATCAGAAGCGGATCAGCCAGATCTTATGGAGATGTCTTGTACTGGTGACAGTGATCGGCGGGACTTTCGGATGTCTCATGGTATTCTTTTCGCCGCATCTTCTGGGTATTTATTCCTCAGACGCAGAGGTGATCGCCTACGGAATACAGAGGCTTAAAATCATATGTCTGCCTTATTTTCTCTGCGGTATCATGGAGGTTCTGGTGGGAAGTCTGCGCGGTATGGGATATTCAGTTCTTCCTATGCTGGTGTCTCTGACAGGAGCCTGCGGACTTAGGATCATCTGGATATTTACCATATTTATGTGGCAGCACAGTCTGTTTGTTTTATATCTGTCGTATCCTATAACCTGGGCCATAACCGCAGCAGCCCATCTCGTCTGTTGGTGTAAACTGCGGCAGATGATGAAAAAACGGCAGTTGGCAGGATAG